In a single window of the Dreissena polymorpha isolate Duluth1 chromosome 3, UMN_Dpol_1.0, whole genome shotgun sequence genome:
- the LOC127872889 gene encoding uncharacterized protein LOC127872889 isoform X2, which yields MLKSSLDVTPMAMLSRPVCGIRGKTIIINLPGSMKGSEECFRFVLPALPHAVNLLLGNQRQVEQTHRVIQSEPTALRPSTIQRADITCQHSSKSQSKQSASQCMSVSQTIQNDSTLPSHSNSSKPRDAVHVKTKELLKRKMEANRKEDSSDVKKPRTGDEEKLFAIPIWGTVGPHNVRLVANLSQQAQENIPSMTSIAQSIRPTIQSINISSYESFDKHSQDNDCHTQNETHSHSTVVHDVNVSNMKTKVHESRDQCKRSSAQCSHLASKDDSYNPKTPQSPSNETEYNYMFSPLDLFHRDEKFDDKDSKDADHGNRNKDEHSDYIDKQIKSVIEITDDSSDDDCVKSPKKSVETASPSGRHVTCDEDNTGMERSTIENIGSVCSVLSSHYEDISDDDNDDNPDSSHCQTNIENNKNIANKAVMSPWYVKKGSLAENSDKCAQSSNSLIPTVVSYVGNYKVIAPSNSFRIPLGKAKKSLRQIKDGMVCFAQVGVKAKKWMLEHPLIQGTYFNKGKRDTKKKLVTMRRQATAVDTGSYIRGGIKNVRNRVDDYFELTSEGLEKKHKFEERNGRDEYVVNWYMWCPGHGNCRRQCGGYGECTPECPGPRHKQDRHNCSFMLCWKLYLSDINQWRIQLSGNHVPVDSGIEWRPPTGDPERLDEDTRDIILLAAKSRAADIYQVISRRYRDSAARIIPSSVRIKRFLMNKQKRGHHVNIPSLSETNGNTSNKESEQSRENLSKGGHFVNEESNDRPSIEAPPVLSLETQNESCNNPPSVASDDHFSTYSDPPSVPYSDYTDPPSVSYTEPPSVCFTEPPSVGYSIYSVDSNEPLSVGSYEYDSPSVESSYQHDDGDYDQLDNEDQDSGISQSYQLSQLSQSSSHHIDNQNMVSNIDTRNLVQLGLPHVNTMDRLVDSYRISFTSSDDNNLDMLTSSNSFNQPTSSCMSHMDPVTSAFTTPSTTISSNLPTLGNKYADSLQSQNASNVDPLSLSFNEPSSVMISDALSVIDHDLQDHFIDSIDADLKVTQHSDSSSHFNSHSVDTASSHAKHLPSQRLVNAVMNSATVNSSRKTISQALPGPLSSLRPAYSQANISNTSEVSSNNYSSFQGTSFQSINSGRDISLQFTAVPIQARTFQSVMRDTNIIKNIDLGNSNLAATSTFAQPTCLSQGVPVNRQQNQHISLNHADFNLPSKMADMTDPIRASSLMPVSVSHGAPSIDATGSQLQMMDTPNPGVKGVPAMGLDEDGQPCYGYFVCTKKTKSNNIRK from the exons TGTGCTTCCTGCACTGCCTCATGCTGTGAACCTGTTGTTAGGCAACCAGAGGCAGGTGGAGCAGACTCACCGGGTCATTCAATCGGAGCCA ACTGCTTTAAGACCATCCACCATTCAGAGGGCTGATATTACTTGTCAACACTCTTCAAAAAGTCAATCCAAACAATCTGCATCCCAATGCATGTCAGTGTCACAGACCATCCAAAATGACTCCACTTTGCCATCACATTCAAACTCCTCTAAACCTAGGGATGCTGTTCATGTGAAGACCAAAGAACTGCTAAAGCGCAAAATGGAAGCTAATAGGAAGGAAGATTCGAGTGATGTAAAAAAGCCTAGAACTGGTGATGAGGAGAAACTTTTTGCAATTCCTATCTGGGGTACAGTTGGCCCCCACAATGTTCGTCTTGTTGCAAATCTTTCACAACAAGCTCAAGAAAACATTCCGTCCATGACAAGTATTGCTCAAAGCATCCGTCCAACTATTCAGTCAATCAATATAAGTAGTTATGAATCCTTTGACAAACATTCCCAAGACAATGATTGCCACACACAGAATGAAACCCACAGTCACAGTACAGTGGTTCATGATGTCAATGTatcaaatatgaaaacaaaagtgCATGAGAGCCGTGACCAATGCAAACGTTCTTCAGCACAGTGTTCTCATTTGGCAAGTAAAGATGACAGTTATAATCCTAAAACTCCACAATCACCATCGAATGAAACAGAGTACAACTACATGTTCTCACCGTTAGACTTGTTCCACAGAGATGAAAAGTTCGATGATAAAGATAGTAAGGATGCTGACCATGGAAACAGGAACAAGGATGAACACTCTGATTATATTGATAAGCAGATTAAATCAGTGATTGAGATTACAGATGACAGCAGTGATGATGACTGTGTAAAGTCACCGAAAAAGTCAGTAGAGACTGCCAGCCCCAGTGGAAGACATGTGACATGTGATGAGGATAACACTGGCATGGAAAGATCGACCATCGAAAACATCGGCTCCGTCTGCAGCGTGCTGAGCTCTCATTATGAAGACATCtccgatgatgataatgatgacaatCCAGATTCATCACATTGTCAGACGAACATAGAGAACAACAAGAATATCGCTAACAAAGCTGTTATGAGTCCCTGGTATGTCAAGAAAGGATCACTGGCAGAGAACTCTGACAAATGCGCTCAGTCTTCAAATTCACTGATTCCCACAGTGGTCAGTTATGTTGGGAATTATAAAGTCATTGCACCAAGTAACAGCTTCAGAATACCTTTGGGAAAGGCTAAAAAGTCTCTCAGACAGATTAAGGATGGTATGGTGTGCTTTGCTCAGGTTGGAGTGAAGGCCAAGAAATGGATGCTGGAACATCCTCTGATTCAGGGAACGTACTTCAACAAGGGAAAAAGGGACACCAAGAAAAAGCTGGTGACAATGAGACGGCAGGCAACTGCTGTTGATACTGGCAGCTATATACGTGGAGGGATTAAAAACGTACGCAACCGTGTCGATGATTACTTTGAGTTGACATCTGAGGGTCTTGAAAAGAAGCACAAGTTTGAGGAGCGTAACGGGAGGGATGAGTATGTTGTGAACTGGTACATGTGGTGTCCGGGCCATGGGAACTGCAGGCGGCAATGTGGCGGATATGGAGAGTGCACACCAG AATGCCCAGGTCCACGTCATAAACAGGACCGACATAACTGCTCGTTCATGCTGTGTTGGAAGCTGTACCTCAGCGATATCAACCAGTGGCGAATTCAGCTCTCTGGCAACCATGTTCCAGTGGATTCTGGAATCGAATGGAGACCGCCAACCGGGGATCCAGAACGCTTAGATGAAGACACAAGGGATATCATTCTGCTTGCTGCAAAATCGCGGGCGGCAGACATATATCAAGTTATATCGCGGAGATACAGGGACTCTGCGGCTCGTATCATACCATCATCTGTGCGCATCAAGAGGTTCTTGATGAATAAGCAAAAAAGAGGCCATCACGTAAATATTCCTTCTCTCAGTGAGACTAACggtaatacaagtaataaagaaAGTGAGCAATCACGTGAGAATCTATCCAAAGGAGGGCATTTTGTTAATGAAGAATCTAATGACAGACCAAGCATTGAAGCACCTCCAGTGCTGAGCTTGGAAACGCAAAATGAATCGTGCAATAACCCACCAAGCGTTGCTAGTGACGACCACTTCAGTACGTACAGTGATCCGCCTAGCGTTCCATACAGCGACTACACGGATCCACCCAGTGTGAGTTACACTGAGCCTCCCAGTGTCTGCTTTACAGAGCCTCCTAGTGTTGGTTACAGCATATACAGCGTCGATAGCAACGAGCCCCTCAGTGTTGGTTCATATGAATATGATTCTCCCAGCGTGGAGAGCAGCTATCAGCATGACGATGGAGATTATGATCAGCTGGATAATGAAGACCAAGACTCGGGGATATCTCAGAGTTACCAGCTGTCACAGCTCTCACAGTCATCATCGCACCACATTGACAACCAGAATATGGTTTCTAATATTGACACCCGCAATCTGGTGCAATTAGGATTGCCGCATGTCAACACCATGGATAGGCTTGTTGATTCTTACAGGATTTCTTTTACTTCATCCGATGATAACAACCTTGATATGTTAACATCCAGTAATTCCTTCAATCAGCCAACGTCATCTTGTATGTCACATATGGATCCTGTCACCAGTGCATTCACCACGCCATCAACCACCATATCATCCAATTTGCCTACACTTGGCAATAAATACGCTGATTCTTTGCAGTCACAAAATGCATCCAATGTTGATCCTCTCAGTTTATCTTTCAATGAACCATCTAGTGTAATGATCTCAGACGCCTTGAGCGTTATTGACCATGATCTTCAAGATCATTTCATAGACAGCATCGACGCTGATCTTAAGGTTACACAACATTCCGACAGCAGTTCTCATTTTAACTCTCATTCTGTGGATACAGCCAGCAGCCATGCAAAACATTTACCGTCTCAAAGACTGGTTAATGCAGTAATGAATAGTGCCACTGTCAACAGCAGTAGGAAAACTATAAGTCAGGCTTTACCAGGGCCCTTGAGTTCACTCAGACCAGCATATAGTCAAGCAAATATCAGTAATACAAGTGAAGTCTCGTCAAATAATTATAGCTCATTTCAGGGAACTAGTTTCCAGTCAATAAATTCAGGCAGAGACATTAGTCTGCAATTTACTGCTGTCCCTATTCAAGCAAGAACATTCCAATCTGTGATGAGGGATACTAATATAATCAAGAACATCGACTTGGGTAACAGCAATTTAGCTGCAACATCTACCTTTGCACAACCAACATGCCTCAGTCAGGGTGTTCCTGTAAATCGTCAGCAGAAtcaacacatttctttaaatcaTGCCGACTTCAATTTACCTTCTAAGATGGCGGATATGACAGACCCGATTCGCGCCTCGAGCCTCATGCCGGTTTCCGTCTCCCATGGGGCACCATCAATTGATGCAACTGGGTCCCAATTGCAGATGATGGACACTCCTAATCCAGGAGTAAAAGGGGTACCGGCCATGGGATTAGATGAAGATGGGCAACCATGCTACGGTTACTTTGTGTGCACAAAAAAAACTAAGTCTAATAATATTAGGAAGTAA